The Helianthus annuus cultivar XRQ/B chromosome 16, HanXRQr2.0-SUNRISE, whole genome shotgun sequence genome includes a window with the following:
- the LOC110916254 gene encoding DEMETER-like protein 2, which produces MGSGNCTPPPSTNCSPETDRKSSKRIKTNTPAKFKPKVSCRRVLDFGSIRTKTMTIYTKGGYRFTRRVREYIEHSSSSSSSSKRGHCIIRQVGNKCNEKEEEEWLKEEQELFKQRASSFISSMRSVQGYRPFMRWKGSVVDSVVGVFLTQSASDSSSSSAFMYLAAKYPNQITTGDHTEHAIDWNAVRTAQHSEISNAIEERGMKNKIAQRIQEFLHRIHDDKTGLIDLEWLRSATAEEARHYFMEVYGLGLKSTECLRLLTLRQRAFPVDRHVCRIAVRLGWVPIKKLPDGVLLHQLKE; this is translated from the exons ATGGGATCCGGCAACTGTACTCCACCACCGAGTACCAACTGTTCACCAGAAACTGATCGGAAGTCAAGCAAGAGGATCAAGACTAACACACCGGCTAAGTTCAAGCCAAAAGTTTCATGCAGGAGAGTTTTGGATTTTGGATCCATTCGGACAAAAACCATGACTATTTACACTAAAGGAGGTTATCGCTTTACCCGCCGAGTGAGGGAGTATATCGAACATAGTTCCTCTTCATCTTCGTCCAGTAAGAGAGGCCATTGCATCATCCGTCAAGTTG GTAACAAATGCAATGAGAAAGAGGAAGAAGAATGGTTGAAGGAAGAGCAAGAGTTATTCAAACAAAGAGCTTCATCCTTTATCTCGTCCATGCGTTCTGTTCAAG GATATAGGCCTTTCATGCGCTGGAAAGGTTCTGTTGTGGACTCAGTTGTCGGCGTTTTCCTAACCCAAAGTGCATCAGACAGTTCATCAAG TTCTGCATTCATGTATTTGGCTGCAAAATACCCCAATCAAATCACAACGGGAGACCACACTGAACATGCCATAGACTGGAACGCTGTAAGAACTGCACAACATTCTGAGATCTCTAATGCCATCGAAGAAAGAGGGATGAAGAACAAAATCGCACAACGAATCCAA GAGTTCCTTCATCGCATACATGATGACAAGACTGGGCTTATTGATCTTGAGTGGTTAAGAAGCGCCACAGCTGAAGAAGCAAG GCATTACTTTATGGAAGTATATGGACTGGGATTGAAAAGCACAGAATGTCTACGGTTATTGACACTACGACAACGCGCATTCCCT GTTGACCGACATGTTTGTAGAATAGCAGTGCGTTTGGGATGGGTCCCGATTAAAAAGCTTCCTGATGGTGTTCTCTTACATCAGCTAAAAGAGTGA